A stretch of the Planctomycetota bacterium genome encodes the following:
- a CDS encoding ligase-associated DNA damage response exonuclease, whose amino-acid sequence MMPPKPLLRPTDRGLACAVGGLLVDPWQPAPVAVVTHAHADHACRGCGRYYCAAAGAGVLRTRMGADAEIHAIEYGTRFTLADESGEAELSFHPAGHVLGSAQVRIRAMRGAQDDRVWVASGDYATLPNPTCDAFEPVACDVFLTESTFGLPIYRWRPPAEVHARINDWWRENAGAGRTSVVFAYGLGKAQRVLAGLDASIGPIGVHGAVDGLLGDYADAGVALPETVRAVGEHKAALKGRGMIVAPPSTMGTPWLRSLAGGRREGGGMRTAMASGWMAVRGRRRWRSVDAGFVLSDHADWPGLLDAIERTGARSIGVTHGSSEALARYVREVRGLDAFVVPTRYTAEDDANAESDDTPDDGGGA is encoded by the coding sequence ATGATGCCGCCCAAGCCACTGCTGAGGCCGACCGATCGTGGTCTCGCCTGCGCCGTCGGCGGCTTGCTCGTCGATCCGTGGCAGCCAGCGCCCGTCGCGGTCGTCACGCACGCGCACGCCGACCACGCGTGCCGCGGCTGCGGCCGCTACTACTGCGCCGCCGCCGGCGCTGGCGTGCTCCGCACCCGCATGGGGGCCGACGCCGAGATCCACGCCATCGAATACGGCACGCGCTTCACGCTGGCCGACGAGTCGGGCGAGGCCGAACTGTCCTTCCATCCGGCGGGCCACGTGCTCGGCTCGGCTCAGGTCCGCATACGGGCGATGCGTGGTGCCCAGGACGACCGCGTCTGGGTCGCAAGCGGAGACTACGCCACGCTGCCCAACCCAACCTGCGACGCCTTCGAGCCCGTCGCGTGCGACGTGTTCCTCACCGAGAGCACCTTCGGGCTGCCGATCTATCGGTGGAGGCCGCCCGCCGAGGTGCACGCCCGCATCAACGACTGGTGGCGGGAGAACGCCGGGGCAGGCCGCACCAGCGTCGTGTTCGCCTACGGGCTGGGCAAGGCGCAGCGGGTGCTCGCGGGCCTGGACGCGTCGATCGGCCCCATCGGTGTGCACGGCGCCGTCGATGGCTTGCTGGGCGACTACGCCGATGCTGGCGTCGCGCTGCCCGAGACGGTGCGGGCCGTCGGCGAGCACAAGGCGGCGCTCAAGGGCCGGGGCATGATCGTCGCGCCGCCCTCGACTATGGGCACGCCTTGGCTGCGTTCGCTCGCCGGCGGCCGCAGGGAGGGCGGAGGCATGCGGACGGCGATGGCCAGCGGCTGGATGGCCGTCCGCGGTCGGCGCCGCTGGCGATCGGTCGACGCCGGCTTCGTGCTCAGCGACCACGCCGACTGGCCCGGCCTGCTCGATGCCATCGAGCGGACCGGCGCCCGCAGCATCGGCGTGACCCACGGTAGCAGCGAGGCGCTCGCCCGCTACGTCCGCGAGGTCCGGGGCCTGGACGCCTTCGTCGTGCCGACGCGATACACCGCCGAGGACGACGCGAACGCGGAATCCGACGACACCCCCGACGACGGCGGAGGAGCGTGA
- a CDS encoding GAF domain-containing SpoIIE family protein phosphatase: protein MISPATPTNEAERLAELRALQLLDTPPEERFDRIVRLASRMFDLPIAYVALVDADRQWFKATCGLETTSTERSISFCGHTILQRTPLVIADTLDDARFFDSPLVTEQPGVRFYAGHPLRGPGGHNVGTLCVADHVPRPAASVPLDSFGDLAGIAEHELGMLDVIEAQRELLDAKRQLLVATRRLEHEIRNAADYIQSLLPEDIERPCLRITSRFEPSSELGGDFIGCVPLDEARVAVFLLDVAGHGVAASLLAVSIGQAIREHLGDPDLAADPGALMSRVNASFPMERHGNRFATAWLGIVDEVEATVRYACGGHHPALVIGQHGTRHLAASDLPLGVLDGTEYETAQASLAPGDRLYLFSDGVFEVELPGGSQMGLGSFEALAERTVRGGGRIGDLIEAVRSRGGSEDFADDVTVIEVALR from the coding sequence GTGATCTCGCCGGCGACCCCGACCAACGAGGCCGAGCGGCTGGCAGAACTGCGGGCGTTGCAGCTGCTGGATACGCCCCCCGAGGAGCGGTTCGATCGCATCGTGCGGCTGGCGTCGCGGATGTTCGATCTGCCGATCGCCTACGTCGCCCTGGTCGACGCCGACCGCCAGTGGTTCAAGGCGACCTGCGGCCTTGAGACGACATCGACCGAGCGGAGCATCTCGTTCTGCGGACACACGATCCTGCAGCGCACGCCCCTGGTCATCGCCGATACGCTGGATGATGCCCGCTTCTTCGACAGCCCGCTGGTCACCGAGCAACCGGGTGTCCGCTTCTACGCGGGCCATCCGCTCCGCGGCCCGGGCGGCCACAACGTGGGCACGCTCTGCGTCGCGGACCATGTGCCCCGGCCCGCCGCTAGCGTGCCGCTCGATAGCTTCGGCGACCTCGCCGGGATCGCCGAGCACGAGCTGGGCATGCTCGACGTCATCGAGGCCCAGCGGGAACTGTTAGACGCGAAGCGGCAGCTGCTCGTCGCCACCCGCCGGCTCGAGCACGAGATCCGCAACGCAGCGGACTACATCCAGTCCCTGCTCCCCGAAGACATCGAGCGGCCCTGCCTCCGCATCACGTCGCGGTTCGAACCGTCGTCCGAATTGGGCGGTGACTTCATCGGCTGCGTGCCGCTGGACGAGGCCCGCGTGGCCGTGTTCCTGCTGGATGTTGCCGGGCACGGTGTGGCGGCGTCGCTGCTGGCGGTCTCCATCGGGCAGGCCATCCGCGAGCATCTCGGCGATCCGGACCTGGCCGCCGATCCCGGTGCGCTGATGTCCCGCGTGAACGCGTCCTTCCCGATGGAGCGGCACGGCAACCGCTTCGCGACGGCGTGGCTCGGGATCGTCGACGAGGTCGAGGCCACCGTTCGCTACGCCTGCGGTGGGCATCACCCCGCGCTGGTGATCGGCCAGCACGGCACGCGGCATCTCGCCGCCTCCGATCTACCGCTCGGCGTGCTCGACGGCACCGAGTACGAAACCGCCCAGGCCTCGCTCGCCCCGGGCGATCGGCTGTACTTGTTCTCCGACGGCGTGTTCGAGGTCGAACTGCCCGGCGGCTCCCAGATGGGCCTTGGATCCTTCGAGGCCCTCGCGGAGCGCACCGTGCGGGGCGGCGGCCGCATCGGCGACCTCATCGAGGCCGTCCGTTCGCGTGGGGGCTCCGAGGACTTCGCGGACGATGTCACCGTCATCGAGGTCGCCCTCCGCTAG
- a CDS encoding cation:proton antiporter gives MASGGAVQSLALAFGVGAAITLLGDRLKQPPILFLLVAGFAFGASGLGLINGDAMGTSGLLAVVSVSVGLLVFEGGLGLDRRTLARAPGAVRGLLTVGIIVSWALTAVLGRYVIGLPWDLSILLGSMLVVTGPTVIQPILRRTPLRPGLHSALTAEGILIDPIGVVAAVSTLEIVRLSISRPGATGPLMLLEQYGVPAIAGLGFGALAGAAAAWWLRRARRTQQLKDQTLVLMGLAACMISFGAAEVVAKEAGLVAATVCGMLLANAASASAEEMRRFKETTSVILVGALFILLASRVELERVRSLQWSDGLFVLLLIVVVRPIAVFAATVRTMLGFREKLFASVIAPRGIVAASLGSIVAIELTALAAEVQGRPDLAENAQRIESLVLLVIVATVALAGAVAGPLASILGVRAGEPNGVLVVGGHRLGRELARELIAQRVPVKLVDTNAANIARATSWGVPTALGNATDARWMEEEVATPEFGRLIALTDNDDVDGVVTRWAAARFGAGRVLVWRRDDPSKLGDGDRPGTALQWGRPLRHLLFQMDSDLARCTTWSAEDPPSTGAVAAAALLPGGDIRLIDGGDAASAFDGDPPEGTRFVGVVIGPPPKPAKRNADSDEGS, from the coding sequence ATGGCGAGCGGAGGTGCGGTCCAGAGTCTGGCGTTGGCGTTCGGCGTGGGAGCCGCGATCACCCTGCTGGGTGATCGCCTCAAGCAGCCGCCCATCCTGTTCCTGCTGGTGGCGGGCTTCGCATTCGGGGCTAGCGGCCTGGGCCTGATCAACGGCGACGCCATGGGCACCTCCGGCCTGCTGGCCGTCGTGTCGGTCTCGGTGGGGCTGCTGGTCTTCGAGGGCGGGCTCGGGCTCGATCGGCGGACGCTCGCGCGCGCGCCAGGCGCCGTGCGCGGCCTGCTGACCGTGGGCATCATCGTCAGCTGGGCGCTCACGGCTGTGCTTGGCCGCTACGTCATCGGCCTGCCGTGGGACCTGTCGATCCTGCTGGGCAGCATGCTGGTGGTCACCGGGCCAACGGTGATCCAGCCGATCCTGCGGCGGACGCCGCTGCGGCCCGGCCTGCACTCGGCGCTCACGGCCGAGGGCATCCTGATCGACCCCATCGGCGTCGTGGCCGCCGTCTCGACGCTGGAGATCGTCCGGCTGAGCATCTCGCGGCCCGGAGCGACGGGGCCGCTCATGCTGCTGGAGCAGTACGGCGTGCCAGCGATCGCCGGGCTGGGCTTCGGCGCGCTCGCGGGGGCAGCCGCGGCGTGGTGGCTCCGCCGCGCACGGCGGACGCAGCAGCTCAAGGACCAGACACTCGTGCTCATGGGCCTGGCGGCCTGCATGATCTCGTTCGGCGCCGCGGAAGTCGTCGCCAAGGAGGCCGGGCTCGTGGCCGCCACCGTGTGCGGCATGCTGCTGGCCAACGCCGCGTCGGCGAGCGCGGAGGAGATGCGCCGGTTCAAGGAGACCACCTCGGTCATCCTGGTGGGCGCGCTGTTCATCCTGCTGGCCTCCCGCGTCGAACTGGAACGGGTCCGGTCGCTGCAGTGGTCCGACGGGCTCTTCGTGCTGCTGCTGATCGTGGTCGTGCGGCCGATCGCGGTGTTCGCCGCAACGGTGCGGACGATGCTGGGCTTCCGCGAGAAGCTGTTCGCGTCGGTGATCGCGCCGCGGGGCATCGTGGCGGCCTCGCTTGGCTCCATCGTGGCCATCGAACTGACGGCCCTGGCGGCCGAGGTCCAGGGCCGCCCCGATCTGGCCGAGAACGCCCAGCGCATCGAGTCGCTGGTGCTGCTCGTCATCGTTGCGACGGTGGCCCTGGCGGGCGCGGTGGCGGGACCGCTGGCCTCCATCCTGGGCGTGCGGGCGGGCGAGCCCAACGGCGTGCTCGTCGTGGGCGGGCACCGGCTGGGCCGCGAACTGGCGCGGGAACTGATCGCCCAGAGGGTGCCCGTGAAGCTCGTAGACACGAACGCCGCGAACATCGCGCGGGCGACCTCCTGGGGCGTGCCGACGGCCCTCGGCAATGCGACCGACGCCCGCTGGATGGAGGAAGAGGTCGCGACGCCCGAATTTGGCCGCCTCATCGCCCTCACCGATAACGACGACGTCGACGGCGTGGTGACGCGGTGGGCTGCCGCTCGATTCGGAGCGGGCCGCGTGCTGGTGTGGCGACGAGACGACCCCTCCAAGCTGGGCGACGGCGATCGGCCCGGCACCGCATTGCAATGGGGCCGCCCGCTGCGGCACCTGCTCTTCCAGATGGATTCCGACCTGGCGCGGTGCACGACGTGGAGCGCCGAGGATCCGCCGAGCACCGGGGCCGTGGCCGCGGCCGCCCTGCTGCCCGGCGGGGACATCCGGCTCATCGACGGGGGCGATGCCGCGTCGGCCTTCGACGGCGACCCGCCCGAGGGCACGCGATTCGTCGGCGTGGTGATCGGCCCCCCGCCCAAGCCCGCCAAGAGGAACGCGGATTCCGACGAGGGCAGCTAG
- the lpxK gene encoding tetraacyldisaccharide 4'-kinase gives MPGPLRGPLPGVLLPLALLARWPYGSIIARRNAKYDSGRGVVTMDRPVISVGNLSVGGTGKTPAVQLICRWLVEAGHRPAIAMRGYAARDGLSDEAAVHREVLPDVPLAVRGDRIAGLIELFAEDHGADVDVVVLDDGFQHRRLARQLDVVLIDATRDPFADRMLPAGWLREPVDALARADAIVLTHAEAVQPSALADLRRRLLDAAPHAICVSARHGWAALDVLDATGDHAREDRWLRGKRYAIACAIGNPDAFIAEATRRFGPPMHAEVLRDHDPYAPATMRRLLARAADADALLVTQKDWAKLRRIDPAAWPCPVARPRLELSLDSGGEALQALALEAALWQDPLDDGPSDGR, from the coding sequence ATGCCCGGGCCGCTGCGCGGACCACTGCCCGGCGTGCTGCTGCCGCTCGCGCTGCTGGCGCGCTGGCCGTACGGCTCGATCATCGCGCGCCGCAACGCCAAGTACGATTCCGGCCGCGGCGTGGTCACGATGGACCGCCCCGTGATCTCGGTGGGCAACCTGAGCGTCGGGGGCACCGGCAAGACGCCGGCCGTCCAGCTCATCTGCCGATGGCTCGTTGAGGCCGGGCACCGCCCCGCGATCGCCATGCGGGGCTACGCCGCCCGCGATGGGCTGTCGGACGAGGCAGCCGTGCACCGCGAGGTGCTGCCCGACGTCCCGCTCGCCGTCCGGGGCGATCGCATCGCGGGCCTGATCGAGCTCTTCGCCGAGGACCACGGCGCGGACGTCGACGTCGTCGTACTCGACGATGGATTCCAGCACCGGCGTCTGGCACGGCAGCTGGACGTCGTCCTGATCGATGCCACGCGCGACCCGTTCGCCGATCGGATGCTGCCCGCGGGGTGGCTCCGCGAGCCAGTGGACGCGCTCGCCCGGGCGGACGCCATCGTGCTGACGCACGCCGAGGCGGTGCAGCCGTCCGCGCTGGCCGACCTGCGTCGCCGGCTGCTCGACGCCGCGCCGCACGCCATCTGCGTGTCCGCCCGCCACGGCTGGGCGGCGCTCGACGTGCTGGATGCGACCGGCGACCACGCCCGCGAGGATCGATGGCTCCGTGGCAAGCGGTACGCCATCGCGTGCGCCATTGGCAATCCCGATGCGTTCATCGCCGAGGCCACCCGCCGCTTCGGCCCGCCGATGCACGCCGAGGTGCTGCGGGACCACGATCCGTACGCGCCGGCGACGATGCGGCGGCTGCTTGCGCGGGCGGCCGACGCCGACGCGCTGCTGGTGACCCAGAAGGACTGGGCCAAGCTGCGTCGCATCGACCCGGCGGCCTGGCCGTGCCCGGTGGCGCGACCCCGGCTGGAGCTGTCCCTGGATTCGGGCGGCGAGGCGCTGCAGGCCCTGGCGCTCGAGGCGGCGCTGTGGCAGGATCCGCTGGACGACGGCCCGAGCGACGGTCGATAG
- the rfaE2 gene encoding D-glycero-beta-D-manno-heptose 1-phosphate adenylyltransferase, which yields MDPLLRAIESWKPFSAAVVGDYMLDQQLYGDAERLSADAPVPVLRVRRSESMPGGAGNLAEDLVALGGTVRAFGVRGEDDEGAQLCDSLRARGVDVAGLVADASRPTTVKRNLIGLAQHRHPQKMFRVDFESREPLGDEARARLLADLERALPATDVLCLEDYDKGVCDAQMCRDVIALAGRHGVPVLVDPAARDDFSRYAGCTSITPNRSEAERAAGVPSTEAAEQREALARTLSERLNCDALVLTLDRDGALLLERGGEPITIPTVAREVYDVTGAGDMMLAGLAAARANGVDWPDAVRFANAAAGLEVQVFGVKPIPLADVHRELLRQAGRLSGKVRTVEELRGDLAAVHRRGGTVVFTNGCFDVLHAGHVSLLERAATLGDYLVVGLNDDESVRRLKGEGRPVHGADDRGRVLGALESVDAVVLFSEDTPERLIGDLVPDVLVKGADYRGREVAGQSIVEAAGGRVELLDLVEGLSTTSALRRMSAGTGP from the coding sequence ATGGATCCGCTGCTGCGCGCGATCGAGAGCTGGAAGCCCTTTTCGGCCGCCGTCGTGGGCGATTACATGCTCGACCAGCAGTTGTACGGCGACGCCGAGCGGCTCAGCGCCGATGCGCCCGTCCCGGTGCTCCGCGTCCGCCGCAGCGAATCGATGCCGGGCGGCGCGGGCAACCTGGCCGAGGACCTGGTGGCGCTGGGCGGCACGGTGCGGGCCTTCGGTGTCCGCGGCGAGGACGACGAGGGCGCGCAGCTCTGCGACAGCCTGCGGGCCCGGGGGGTCGACGTCGCGGGGCTGGTTGCCGACGCATCGCGACCGACCACGGTCAAGCGCAACCTCATCGGTCTCGCGCAGCACCGCCACCCGCAGAAGATGTTCCGCGTGGACTTCGAGTCCCGCGAGCCGCTGGGGGACGAGGCCCGGGCGCGGCTGCTCGCCGATCTGGAGCGGGCACTTCCTGCGACCGACGTGCTGTGCCTCGAGGACTACGACAAGGGCGTGTGCGACGCGCAGATGTGCCGCGACGTGATCGCGCTGGCCGGTCGGCACGGCGTGCCGGTGCTGGTGGATCCCGCCGCCCGCGACGACTTCTCGCGGTACGCCGGCTGCACGTCGATCACGCCCAACCGCAGCGAGGCCGAGCGGGCCGCGGGGGTGCCGAGCACCGAGGCAGCCGAGCAGCGAGAGGCGCTGGCCCGGACGCTCTCGGAGCGGCTGAACTGCGACGCGCTGGTGCTCACGCTCGACCGAGACGGGGCGCTGCTGCTGGAGCGGGGCGGCGAGCCGATCACCATCCCCACCGTCGCACGCGAGGTCTACGACGTCACCGGCGCGGGCGACATGATGCTGGCCGGGCTGGCCGCGGCGCGGGCCAACGGTGTGGACTGGCCCGACGCCGTCCGATTCGCCAACGCCGCGGCGGGGCTGGAGGTGCAGGTCTTCGGGGTCAAGCCCATCCCGCTGGCCGACGTGCACCGCGAGCTGCTCCGGCAGGCGGGCCGGCTGTCGGGCAAGGTCCGCACGGTGGAGGAACTGCGGGGCGATCTGGCGGCCGTCCACCGCCGCGGCGGCACCGTCGTGTTCACCAACGGCTGCTTCGACGTGCTGCACGCCGGCCACGTGTCGCTGCTCGAGCGGGCCGCGACGCTCGGCGACTATCTGGTCGTCGGGCTCAACGACGACGAATCGGTGCGGCGGCTCAAGGGCGAGGGCCGGCCCGTGCACGGCGCCGACGACCGGGGCCGGGTGCTGGGCGCGCTCGAATCGGTCGACGCGGTGGTGCTGTTCTCGGAGGACACGCCCGAGCGGCTCATCGGAGACCTTGTGCCCGACGTGCTCGTCAAGGGCGCGGACTACCGGGGCCGGGAGGTGGCCGGACAGTCCATCGTGGAGGCCGCCGGCGGCCGGGTCGAGCTGCTCGACCTGGTCGAGGGCCTGAGCACCACCAGCGCGCTGCGGCGGATGTCCGCCGGGACCGGCCCGTGA
- a CDS encoding nitrilase-related carbon-nitrogen hydrolase: protein MRAHIVQPDIIWEDREANFRKVEALLESTDVARGDLVLLPEMFDSGFSLHADDTADEDGRTRAFLERLAEDYDATVQAGRTMHACPGGRCDKARNNALAIAPDDRGDARVLADYDKIHPFSFGREHEVFAGGRDVAVYRWASDADALVVCPAICYDLRFPELFRRGLQRGAELFAVIANWPAARQHHWRTLLLARAIENQAFVLASNRTGRDPHLEYAGGSIAVDPRGEVLGELGDEEAVLTVGVDPEALRQWRSAFPAWRDARLPGAPAATPSGDSPARSTHRSG, encoded by the coding sequence ATGCGAGCGCACATCGTCCAACCCGACATCATATGGGAAGATCGGGAGGCCAACTTCCGCAAGGTCGAGGCCCTGCTGGAGTCCACCGACGTTGCCCGGGGCGATCTCGTCCTGCTGCCCGAGATGTTCGACAGCGGCTTCTCGCTGCACGCCGACGACACCGCCGACGAGGACGGACGGACCCGGGCCTTCCTCGAGCGGCTGGCCGAGGACTATGACGCCACCGTGCAGGCCGGCCGGACGATGCACGCCTGCCCCGGCGGCCGGTGCGACAAGGCCCGCAACAACGCGCTGGCGATCGCACCCGACGACCGCGGCGACGCCCGCGTCTTGGCCGACTACGACAAGATCCATCCCTTCAGCTTCGGCCGCGAGCACGAGGTGTTCGCCGGCGGCCGCGACGTGGCGGTCTACCGCTGGGCCTCGGACGCCGACGCTCTCGTGGTCTGTCCGGCCATCTGCTACGACCTGCGATTCCCCGAGCTGTTCCGCCGCGGCCTGCAACGCGGGGCGGAGCTCTTCGCGGTGATCGCGAACTGGCCCGCCGCCCGGCAGCACCACTGGCGGACGCTGCTGCTCGCCCGCGCCATCGAGAACCAGGCCTTCGTGCTGGCTTCGAACCGGACGGGCCGCGACCCGCACCTGGAGTACGCGGGCGGCTCCATCGCCGTCGATCCACGGGGCGAGGTGCTCGGCGAGCTGGGCGACGAGGAAGCCGTGCTGACCGTCGGCGTGGATCCCGAGGCACTCCGGCAGTGGCGTTCGGCCTTCCCGGCGTGGCGGGACGCCCGGCTGCCAGGAGCACCGGCCGCCACCCCGTCCGGTGATTCCCCGGCCCGGAGCACCCATAGATCCGGTTGA
- a CDS encoding chloride channel protein: protein MRRRYAQIAGSIATRLRLRRDWYMVALGAAVGTLTGFGTLGFAEALHLAEHWVHEAQVALPLGLLWLMPLIGMTITGVLVRAFAAEAKGHGVPQVIRALIEKGGRIPARVGLTKVAASIATVASGGSAGTEGPIVQIGATAGSVVGGWLRLNKEQMGTLLGCGAAAGIAGIFNAPIAGVFFALEILLRDFSLRTFTPIIVAAVFSAAVTHAFTGENEAIFSVAELQSRDVQFTAFEIPSYILLGVLCGMVAVGFNRMLHACEAIYDRLPIHWLLKPMSGAMLLGGLGIAWVLMSRAGGTPMEVPSFFGNGYETIRSLLDPGCYDGSLAPGEGPSRAFWLIALLVLFKAMATSLTLSSGGSGGVFAPSLFLGAATGAALGTALFHVGLLPENSSPAAYALVGMAAVVAGSTHGPLTAILILFELTRDVYVLLPIMLAAVIATLIAQAFDRDSIYTYPLRKAGLRVGRTGDLAILRKISVASVPVAALPGEPVYASDPLSKLITMHAQQRVPDFIVVGQDGGYIGMVTGHDMRTALIDREAIPLLLVAELMRDDLPVIHIGDTLDVVLDRFAADDVSSLALVGPPDVAGNRRPLGLITRAAVLERYRQALEDIA from the coding sequence ATGCGTCGCCGCTACGCCCAGATCGCCGGCTCCATCGCCACGCGGCTCCGCCTGCGGCGGGACTGGTACATGGTCGCCTTGGGCGCCGCCGTCGGCACGCTGACGGGCTTCGGCACGCTGGGCTTCGCCGAGGCGCTGCACCTGGCCGAGCACTGGGTGCACGAGGCCCAGGTCGCCCTGCCGCTGGGGCTGCTCTGGCTCATGCCCTTGATCGGGATGACCATCACCGGCGTGCTGGTGCGGGCCTTCGCGGCCGAGGCCAAGGGCCACGGCGTGCCGCAGGTCATCCGCGCCCTGATCGAGAAGGGCGGCCGCATCCCCGCCCGCGTCGGGCTCACCAAGGTGGCCGCCAGCATCGCAACGGTCGCCAGCGGCGGGTCGGCGGGCACCGAGGGGCCCATCGTGCAGATCGGGGCGACCGCGGGCTCGGTCGTGGGGGGCTGGCTGCGGCTCAATAAGGAGCAGATGGGCACGCTGCTGGGCTGCGGGGCGGCCGCGGGCATCGCGGGCATCTTCAACGCGCCCATCGCCGGCGTCTTCTTCGCCCTCGAGATCCTGCTGCGGGACTTCTCGCTGCGGACCTTCACGCCCATCATCGTCGCCGCGGTGTTCAGCGCCGCGGTGACGCACGCCTTCACGGGCGAGAACGAGGCCATCTTCAGCGTGGCCGAGCTGCAATCCCGCGACGTCCAGTTCACCGCGTTCGAGATCCCCAGCTACATCCTGCTCGGCGTCCTCTGCGGCATGGTGGCGGTGGGCTTCAACCGCATGCTGCACGCCTGCGAGGCCATCTACGACCGCCTGCCGATCCACTGGCTGCTCAAGCCCATGTCCGGCGCCATGCTGCTGGGCGGGCTGGGCATCGCGTGGGTGCTGATGTCCCGGGCCGGCGGCACGCCGATGGAGGTGCCCAGCTTCTTCGGCAACGGCTACGAGACGATCCGCAGCCTGCTGGACCCGGGGTGCTACGACGGCTCGCTCGCGCCGGGCGAGGGACCCTCTCGGGCCTTCTGGCTCATCGCGCTGCTGGTGCTCTTCAAGGCGATGGCGACCAGCCTGACGCTCTCGAGCGGTGGCTCGGGCGGCGTGTTCGCGCCCAGCCTGTTCCTCGGGGCGGCCACCGGCGCGGCGCTGGGCACGGCGCTCTTCCACGTCGGCCTGCTGCCCGAGAACAGCAGCCCCGCGGCCTACGCCCTGGTGGGCATGGCGGCGGTCGTCGCGGGCTCCACGCACGGCCCGCTGACGGCCATCCTGATCCTCTTCGAGCTGACCCGCGACGTCTACGTGCTGCTGCCGATCATGCTGGCGGCCGTCATCGCCACCCTGATCGCGCAGGCCTTCGACCGCGACAGCATCTACACCTATCCGCTCCGAAAGGCGGGGCTGCGGGTCGGCCGCACGGGCGATCTGGCGATCCTCCGCAAGATCTCCGTCGCCAGCGTGCCGGTTGCCGCTCTGCCCGGCGAGCCGGTGTACGCCAGCGATCCGCTCAGCAAGCTCATCACCATGCACGCCCAGCAGCGGGTGCCCGACTTCATTGTCGTGGGCCAGGATGGCGGCTACATCGGCATGGTCACGGGCCACGACATGCGGACCGCGTTGATCGACCGCGAGGCCATCCCGCTGCTGCTCGTCGCCGAGCTGATGCGCGACGACTTGCCGGTCATCCACATCGGCGACACGCTCGACGTCGTGCTCGATCGCTTCGCCGCCGACGACGTGTCAAGCCTCGCGCTCGTCGGGCCTCCAGACGTCGCGGGCAATCGCCGGCCGCTGGGCCTGATCACCCGGGCCGCCGTGCTCGAGCGGTACAGGCAGGCCCTCGAGGACATCGCCTGA
- a CDS encoding RNA-binding protein, translating into MMRIYAGNLPRSVDDDALANLFSPFGDVASAGVVLDRETGQSRCFGFVEMGEDAARAAIGGLNGSEFAGQRLIINEARPRT; encoded by the coding sequence ATGATGCGCATCTACGCCGGCAACCTGCCGCGGAGCGTCGACGACGATGCCCTTGCGAACCTGTTCTCGCCCTTCGGCGACGTCGCCTCCGCGGGCGTGGTGCTCGATCGCGAGACCGGCCAGAGCCGCTGCTTCGGCTTCGTCGAGATGGGTGAGGACGCGGCCCGGGCGGCGATCGGCGGCCTCAATGGCTCGGAGTTCGCCGGCCAGCGGCTCATCATCAACGAGGCGCGCCCCCGCACCTGA
- a CDS encoding Maf family protein has translation MPPLVLASGSVRRAEILRGAGIPFEQRPAALDDGHLRPPPGTPAAAWTVALAYLKAWAVDRECRGLGWVLGADTVCEVGGEIVGKPRDAGAARRMLERMVGGAQRVVTGLALLTPGGGRVLAAEVATVAFGPIEPRTLDAYIESGSWRGKAGGYNLTERLADGWPIAVEGDPEAVVGLPIRVLQRMIAAATAGPECAA, from the coding sequence ATGCCGCCGCTGGTGCTCGCCAGCGGGAGTGTCCGCCGCGCCGAGATACTCCGCGGCGCGGGCATCCCCTTCGAGCAGCGGCCGGCGGCCCTTGACGACGGCCATCTCCGCCCCCCGCCCGGCACGCCCGCGGCGGCGTGGACCGTGGCGCTCGCCTACCTGAAGGCGTGGGCCGTGGATCGCGAGTGTCGCGGTCTGGGCTGGGTCCTGGGTGCCGATACCGTGTGCGAGGTCGGCGGCGAGATCGTGGGCAAGCCGAGAGACGCCGGAGCGGCCCGCCGGATGCTCGAGCGGATGGTCGGCGGCGCACAGCGTGTTGTGACGGGGCTCGCGCTGCTCACGCCGGGCGGCGGCCGGGTGCTGGCCGCGGAAGTTGCCACCGTGGCCTTCGGGCCGATCGAGCCTCGTACCCTCGACGCGTACATCGAGTCGGGCTCCTGGCGGGGCAAGGCCGGCGGCTACAACCTGACCGAACGGCTGGCGGACGGCTGGCCCATCGCCGTCGAGGGCGACCCCGAGGCGGTCGTGGGTCTGCCGATCCGTGTGCTGCAGCGGATGATCGCCGCGGCGACCGCCGGCCCGGAGTGCGCGGCGTGA